The genomic window CGTCCTTCGCTCGCGGTGCGCGGCAGCACGGGTCCCGCGCCGGCCGCCTGACTCGAGGGAACGTTTTCTCGCTGCCCGTGGTAATCTGAGAAAACGTTTCCTGAAGGAGTGAGATGAGTCACCGCCGGTACGCCGTCGTCGGAGCGGGCCACCGATCGCAGATGTACATCGATGCGATCACCGGCACGTACGCCGACCGCGCGCTGCTCGTTGCGATCTGCGAGCCCAACCCCGTCCGCGCGCAGTTCTACGTCGACCGCGTCGTGGCGTCCGGCGCGGCCGCGCCCGCCGTCTACGGACCCGACGATCTCGAGGCGATGATCCGCGCGGAGCGGGTCGACCGCGTGATCGTGGTCGCGCGCGACGACCTGCACGCCGAGCTCATCGTCCGTTCGCTGGATGCCGGTGCCGACGTCGTCGTCGAGAAGCCCCTCACGATCGACGGCCCTTCCGCAGCCGCCATCGAGGACGCCATCGAGCGCACCGGCCGTGAGGTCGTGATCACCTTCAACTACCGCTACTCGCCGCGCAACACCGCGCTGCGACAGCTCCTGCAGGACGGAACGATCGGCGAGATCACGTCCATCGACTTCTCGTGGGTGCTCGACACCAAGCACGGGGCGGACTACTTCCGCCGCTGGCACCGCGAGAAGGAGCACTCGGGCGGTCTGCTCGTGCACAAGGCGAGCCACCACTTCGATCTCGTCAACTGGTGGATCCGCTCCAGCCCGCAGCGCGTGTTCGCCTCGGGCGGGCTGCGCTTCTACGGCGCCGAGAACGCGGCGGCCCGGGGCATCCAAGGCCGTCCTGCCCGCGGCACGCACGACGGCGCCGACGCCTTCGAGCTCGACCTGCGCGAGGACGAGCGCCTCGCGGCGCTGTACCTCGAGGCCGAGCGGCACGACGGCTACCAGCGCGATCGCGACGTCTTCAGCGAGGGCATCACGATCGAGGACAACCTCGCCCTGATCGTGGACTACGCCTCGGGAGCGACGCTGTCCTACTCGCTCAACGCCCATTCCCCCTGGGAGGGCTACCGCGTCGCCGTCAACGGCACCCTCGGGCGTGCCGAGCTCGAGGTCGTCGAGCGCGGTGCCGTGCTCGCGTCCGGAGGTCTCCACGCCGTGCTCGACCCGAGCGCGGTCGACGCGGGGGCGTCGGGATCGCTGCGTCCGGAAGGCGAGCGCCTGATCGTCCAGAAGCACTGGGAGGCGCCCTCCGAGGTGCCGATCGTGAACGGCGAGGGCGGCCACGGCGGAGGCGACGCGCTCCTGCTCGCCGACGTGTTCGAAGGACCGGGCGAGGACCCGCTCGGCCGCCCCGCGGACTGGCGCGACGGGGTGCGCTCGATCGCGGTGGGCATCGCGGGCAACCGATCGCTCGAGACGGGCATGCCGGTGCGGATCGACGAGCTCGGCATCCGGTTCCTCGAGTCGGGCGCGTACGTCGCGAACCGGTCATGACCCGGATCGCCGTCACCGGCGGTGCGGGGCGCCTCGGGCGCAGCCTGGTCGCAGGACTCGCCGCCCGCGGGCACGAGCTGATCTCGATCGACCGCGCCGCCTCCGACGCGGCGGAGCTGGCCGGGGTCGCACAGATCACCGCGGACCTGACCGACGCGGATGCCGCGGCCCGCGCGATCGCGGATGCGCGAGCCGACGCGCTGGTGCACCTCGCGGCGATCGCCGTGCCTTTCAGCGCGCCCGAGGACGTCATCCTCCGCACCAATGCCGGCCTCGCCCTCAACGTGCTGTC from Microbacterium sulfonylureivorans includes these protein-coding regions:
- a CDS encoding Gfo/Idh/MocA family protein; amino-acid sequence: MSHRRYAVVGAGHRSQMYIDAITGTYADRALLVAICEPNPVRAQFYVDRVVASGAAAPAVYGPDDLEAMIRAERVDRVIVVARDDLHAELIVRSLDAGADVVVEKPLTIDGPSAAAIEDAIERTGREVVITFNYRYSPRNTALRQLLQDGTIGEITSIDFSWVLDTKHGADYFRRWHREKEHSGGLLVHKASHHFDLVNWWIRSSPQRVFASGGLRFYGAENAAARGIQGRPARGTHDGADAFELDLREDERLAALYLEAERHDGYQRDRDVFSEGITIEDNLALIVDYASGATLSYSLNAHSPWEGYRVAVNGTLGRAELEVVERGAVLASGGLHAVLDPSAVDAGASGSLRPEGERLIVQKHWEAPSEVPIVNGEGGHGGGDALLLADVFEGPGEDPLGRPADWRDGVRSIAVGIAGNRSLETGMPVRIDELGIRFLESGAYVANRS